One Candidatus Hydrogenedentota bacterium genomic window carries:
- the ald gene encoding alanine dehydrogenase, translating to MIVGVPKEIKTAEARVALAPSGVAAFVSHGHRVLVEAGAGVGSGIPDEAYRAAGATLVEGPGPVWRDADMVIKVKEPLGPELEALRPGLILYTYLHLASNEALTRRMLDARATGIAYETIQPPDGSLPLLTPMSEVAGRLSVQKGAQCLEAFSGGAGILLGGVSGVKPANVVILGAGVAGSNACQMAVGMGAHVTVIDIDPARLRHLHDIMGGRIATVMSNRANIAEEVTQADLVIGAVLVPGALAPMLVSGDLVRRMRPGSALVDIAIDQGGCVETARPTTHDNPTYLVHDVVHYCVANMPGAVPRTSTYALTNATLGYGLAVADKGFERAVAEDGALRKGVNVLDGRITYPAVAEAFGMHCSPLQEQP from the coding sequence ATGATCGTCGGGGTGCCCAAAGAGATCAAAACCGCCGAGGCCCGCGTTGCGCTGGCGCCTTCCGGAGTGGCGGCCTTTGTGTCGCACGGCCACCGGGTGCTGGTGGAGGCCGGGGCGGGGGTCGGCAGCGGGATTCCCGACGAGGCCTACCGCGCCGCCGGGGCCACCCTGGTGGAGGGGCCCGGCCCCGTCTGGCGCGACGCGGACATGGTGATCAAGGTAAAGGAGCCGCTCGGCCCCGAGTTGGAGGCCCTGCGTCCGGGGCTCATCCTCTACACCTACCTGCATCTGGCCTCGAACGAGGCGCTGACCCGGCGCATGCTGGACGCGCGGGCGACCGGCATCGCCTACGAGACCATCCAGCCGCCCGACGGGTCGCTGCCCCTGCTGACCCCCATGAGCGAGGTGGCGGGCCGCCTTTCTGTCCAGAAAGGCGCGCAGTGTCTGGAGGCCTTTTCCGGCGGCGCCGGGATTCTGCTGGGGGGCGTGTCCGGTGTGAAGCCCGCCAACGTGGTCATCCTGGGCGCGGGCGTGGCGGGAAGCAACGCCTGCCAGATGGCGGTGGGCATGGGCGCCCATGTGACTGTGATTGACATCGATCCGGCGCGCCTGCGCCACCTGCACGACATCATGGGCGGCCGGATCGCCACCGTCATGTCGAACCGGGCGAACATCGCCGAGGAGGTGACCCAGGCGGACCTCGTGATCGGGGCGGTGCTGGTGCCGGGCGCCCTCGCCCCAATGCTGGTTTCCGGGGATTTGGTGCGCCGGATGCGGCCCGGTTCCGCCCTGGTGGACATCGCCATTGACCAGGGGGGCTGCGTGGAAACCGCGCGGCCCACCACGCACGACAACCCCACGTACCTGGTGCACGACGTGGTCCACTATTGCGTGGCCAACATGCCGGGGGCGGTGCCGCGCACCTCGACCTACGCCCTCACCAACGCGACCCTCGGCTACGGCCTCGCTGTGGCCGACAAGGGCTTTGAGCGCGCGGTCGCCGAGGATGGGGCGCTTCGCAAGGGGGTGAATGTGCTGGACGGGCGGATCACCTACCCGGCCGTCGCCGAGGCGTTCGGGATGCACTGCTCCCCGCTCCAGGAGCAGCCGTGA